The Verrucomicrobiota bacterium DNA window AAAAAATCGAACGACCAATTATTGATGATTCTTGCCGTGATTGCATCCTTCGGGGCCATCGGGATAAGTTCCTTGGCTAGTTCGTTCGGGCCGAGGACATTACTCAGTATTTTCCCTTGTTTAGTCCTTCTGGCCGCCCTCAGGCATATATTTCCCCCTACCCAGCAGGATATCCGGATTCCCCTTCCTGCTTTTTTCAGTACTACCTTATTACTTCTTCTCTTAAATATCGCCATTACGTCCCAAAAAGTCGGGGACCTGAAATCTTGTTATTATGCCGATATTGCTGAACTCCGGCTCAGCCTTAAGCCCGTTCCTTCCTTCCAAGAAATCGCCACCCTTTACGAAAAATCCATTGAGGCCTCCCCCAGACTACCCAGTGCCTATTCATCCACCGGCTTGCTGCTCGCCCGGCACGGTAAATTACCTGAAGCCTTGGAATACTTCCAAGCCGCTTATGACTTGGGGTTTCAATCCCATTTTAATCTTTTCTTAAAAACCTACTCATTGTGGTTATCCGGGAAGAAAAACGAAGCTTTGGCTGGAGCAACACAGCTCAGTCAGTTATCTCCTCAAGATGAAATATTACAAAAACAAAAACTCCTGTTTGAAAAAAATAAATCCTCATCCCTTAATAGCCATTCACCTGAAACAATCCCTTTTCTCATAGAATCCACCCTCAGAAATGAAATCGTTTTTATTTCTACTCAGGATCTTTTGGGCACCGATCAATTAGGGTTTTGGATTTATTACTATATCCAACCCTCAATTAACCATTCAGAACGGACAGAAAAGCAGTCTCTCTATTTAAGGAGCTTTTATAAAAGCCCGGTTTCAAGCCAATAAAAAGCCGCTACATATTGTAGCGGCTGAGATTATTAGTGACTATTAGATTCTTACCGTCCGGTTGCCCATGTTGCCGTCACAACTGTGAAATTAGTTTGAAATATAACATTATTTGCTGTGTTTTTAGGGGTAAATATAACACTTCCGTCAACTTTAGCTACATTTACACCTGTTCCGCCGAGGACACCTGTGTTAACCTCATATCCAGCAATCAACAAAGCAGCCGTATATGACGTCGGGTCTGTATTGAATGCTTCTGTCACCACAATATTTCCTGCATCAGAGGTGTCAGTCAGACCATAAACATAGTTATATGTCTTATCCGCAGCTTGCAGTGTCGAGTTTGTAAAGGTTGTACCATATCCTGGAACTTGGAATACAGACACCCCACCAGCATAAGTGGGAATCAATAGATTAAAATGATTCACGGATAGTGTCGGAGATGCACCTGTTGAAGGATAACTGTCATTGAAATCAGCTGCATAGAGTTTACAAGCCAAGACAACTTGTTTCATATTACTAGCACTCTTGGTGACATTAGCTTTGACCTTGGCTTTCATGACTGCGGGGACAGCCAAGCTGGCGAGGATCGCGATAATTGCTATGACGACGAGGAGCTCGATAAGTGTGAAGCCCCCTTTTATATTTCTTAATGTTTTATTCATATCAAGTTATATAAATCTAAAGGGGAATAATATCAATAAAAAAGCCGCTACATATTGTAGCGGCTGAGATTATTAGCGACTATTAGATTCTTACCGTCCGGTTGCCCATGTTGCCGTCACAACTGTGAAATTAGTTTGAAATATAACATTATTTGCTGTGTTTTTAGGGACAAATGTAACACTTCCGTCAACTTTAGCTACATTAACACCTGTTCCGCCGAGGACACCTGTGTTAACCTCATATCCACCAATCAACAAAGCAGCCGTATATGACGTCGGGTCTGTATTGAATGCTTCTGTCACCACAATATTTCCTGCATCAGAGGTGTCAGTCAGGCCATAAACATAGTTATATGTCTTATCCGTAGCTTGCAGTGTCGAGTTTGTAAAGGTTGTACCAAATCCTGGAACTTGGAATACAGACACCCCACCAGCATAAGTGGGAATCAATAGATTAAAATGATTCACGGATACTGTCGGAGATGCACCTGTTGAAGGATAACTGTCATTGAAATCAGCTGCATAAAGTTTACAAGCTAAGACAATTTGTTTCATATTACTAGCACTCTTGGTGACATTAGCTTTGACCTTGGCTTTCATGACTGCGGGAACAGCCAAGCTGGCGAGGATCGCGATAATTGCTATGACGACGAGGAGCTCAATAAGGGTGAAGCCCCCTTTTATATTTCTTAATGTTTTATTCATAATTCCTATTGTTGGTTTGAGGTTTACTGAATTGTTTTATTGACGGGGCTACTGAATGTCAACCATTAAAAATGGTTATAATTAACCTCACCAGACAATTGCTCCGTATATTTATAAACTAACTTATAACACAATAATGCGATTTTCAACTTTTTTAATAAATATTTTTCTTTCCTATGCCCCGCTTTAATGGAATCTATTCACCATTAATGGGATACAATCCTTATTTCGGTACGGCGGTTTGGTGCTTGCTGGTCTATGGACCCATTTGGTGAGACGACAAAATTCGTCGCTCCATTCCCTTTCACGGTGAAGCGCCTATCGCTCAACCCGCCGAATTTGACTAACCAATCCTTGACAGCCTCGGCCCGGGCTTGCGACAGGGTGAGATTATATTCCGCCGACCCCGTGCTATCAGTATAACCATCAATCTGAATCACCGCCTTTGGAAATTGGGTATTGATCATCACGATCAATTCATCCAATACAGGTTTTGCACCTTGTTTTATACTCGACTTATTGTAATCAAAAATGATTTTTTCACCCAGACTGATGGCTTGTCCCTGCTTGACTGCATCCACCACCTCTTCAGGCTTTTTATTTAAGAGCTCCGCTAGTTTCTGGAATCCGGGGACACCGTCTTCACTGGTCCCATTACCAGTTTGTCCCTTTTGGGCGACATCCGCATTTGGTTGAGGCATCGCTTGGGTGGACGTCGGCATCTTGCCTAAGGAATTCTGATGGATCAAATCGACCTCTTGAAAGACGGCTGATGGGGGCAGTTGCTTCAAATCGGACTTCCCCTCCGGCAAAACAATTTGCGCCTGACCCACGGCAGCCGGAGCATCCTGATATTGTGGGGGGGCCGCTGCCACTGGTTTTGTATTCTCCACGAGCCTTTGTAATGTCCTTTTTTCATCAAGAGCCATTGCCGCCTGTTCAATAGTCACTTTCGGGGGCTCCATTGTCGCCGGGGAAGGTACATCTGAAACGACTTGTGCCCGAAAAAATTTCGGATCCACATTTACCCGGGTCTGGCTGTATTTTTTCATATCCACAGGCTGTTTGCGGGATTCTTCTGACGTAAAAAAAACGTATCTAGCCAGATACAGGACAATGATATGCAACAAAATCGATATAATGAGCCCGATAATGAACCACTTGCGGAATGGCGCATTATTTTCTCCCCTGAGAATGGCTACAGTTTCATTCATCGTATTAATCTAACAGATTAAACACCGTTTGAGAACACCTAGTTCCATCGATTTATCAAAAATCATCAGAAAGGGGATGTCCACCCTCATTCTGCCAATTGATTGAAGACAACGACTTTTTCTTGCGCCCACGCCCGACATCCCCGATATTCCTTCCCTCTATGAAAATTTCTGTTCAATGGCTAAAAGATTATGTGGATTTTGACTGGTCGGCAGACGAACTCGCCGACAAACTCACCGTGGCTGGTATCGAAGTCGAAGGTATCGAAGTCCGCGGGGCGAATTTTGACCATGTCGTCGTCGCAGAGATCCTCGAGTCAAATAAACACCCAAATGCCGACAAACTCAGTGTCTGCAAAGTCACCACTGATGGCACCACTACGAAACAAATTGTTTGCGGGGCAAAAAATTATCGAGTCGGTGACCGTATCCCCCTCGCCCAACCCGGGGCTATCCTCCCTGGTGGTTTCGCCATTAAAGAAAGCAAATTGCGCGGGGAGCTTTCCCAAGGCATGATGTGTTCGGCTAAGGAACTGGGGCTTGCCGCCGATGCTGACGGGCTCTTGATCCTGCCAAAAGACACTCCCTTGGGCATACCGATCTCGGAAGTTTTCCCGACCGACACCATTTTCGAAGTCGAGATCACGCCAAACCGCCCTGACCTCCTTTCCCATTTCGGGCTGGCGCGTGAACTCGTCGCGCTGGGCGCGCGCAATTTGCGCCCACCGGAAATTAACTTTGTCGAGAGCGAAGAGCCCGTTGACGGATTCCTCAAAATCGAAAACTCGGTCCAAATCGATTGCCCTCTTTATATAGGCCGGGTCGCCCAAGGGGCGAAAGTCGCCCCCAGCCCCGAATGGATGCGCCGCCGCCTAGAGGCTATCGGAGTCCGTTCGATTAATAACGTCGTGGATATCACGAATTTCGTCCTGCACGAACTTGGTCAGCCACTCCATGCCTTTGATGGCCAAAAGCTCAAAGGTGGCAAAATCATCATTCGCCACGCCCGTAAAGGCGAAAAAATCCTCGCCCTCGATGGCAAGGAATACGCGCTTGAAGACGGCATGACAGTCATCGCTGATGAGACAGACCCCACCGCCATCGCCGGGGTGATGGGTGGAGAAAAAACGGGGGTGGATGATTCCACCAGTCATATCGTCCTAGAAAGCGCCATTTTCAGTCCCTCAAAAGTCCGCCGCACCTCACGCCACCTGACCCTCGGCAGTGATTCTTCCTACCGATTTGAACGGGGTATCGACCCGGAGGGCGTAGACTTCGCCAGCCGCCGGGCCACCAGCCTGCTGGCGCAAATTGCCGGGGCCAAGATTTTTCGTGGAAAAATAGAGCTCCGCAGCACGACCCTCGTTCCGGCCCGCCAAATCGAACTCCGTGCCTCACGTGTACGCAAATTGCTTGGATGCGAGATTCCTTCCGAGAAAATCCAGTCTATCCTCAGGACCCTTCACCTGTGTGTAGCCGAAGGCGCCGCCCCGGAGACATGGGCCGTTACCGTCCCCAGCTTCCGCCGTGATCTCATTAAAGAAATCGACCTGATCGAGGAAATCTCGCGCATCCTAGGCCTCGACGATATCCCGTCAATCCTCCGTGCGACTGTCCCGACCATTTCAATGGCCGATAAAGCCGCCGGACAGGTGAATAAACTACGCAGGTCACTCAATGGAGTAGGCTTAAGTGAAATCCTTACCCATAAACTCATTGATGAAAAACTGGAATCCGTCAACCATGCGGCGTGTGGTTTAAACTCCATCAAACTCCTCAACCCCCTGAGTGCAGACCAGAATACCCTCCGGTCAAGCTTGATCGGCAATTTGCTCCAGACTCTCGCACTCAACCGCGCCCACCAGAACCATTCCCTCGCCCTCTTTGAGGCGGGCAAAGTATTCCTAGAGTTCGAGGACAAATTGCACGAACGCCTCCACCTTTCCTTAGGGCTTTGCGGGATCAAGCATGCAAAAAGCTGGATGGCCGCCGAGGAATCCTACACTTTCTTCGACTTAAAAGCTGTCGTGGAAGCAATCGGGACCGCCTTTGGCCTTGGCACATTGGAATTCAGAAAATTGTCCCTGACAAATTCCCAAGAAAAGGTTTTTGAGCTTGTGGCTGAAACCTATGCCCACAAAAAACGTTTGGGTTTCATCTCGATCCTCTCGTATGACATCAGAAAATCCTTCGGGTTGCCCGAGGCGACATTTGTCGGTGAATTAGACCTGACCCACTTACTCATTCCTTCCGAGCAACGCCCGCAAGTCACCGCACCGGCAAAATTCCCTGCATCCACCCGTGATGTGGCCCTCTTGGTCCCCCAAACCATCACAAACCAGCAAATCATCCATGCCTTCCAAAAGCATGCTCCGAACCTGCTCGAAAGAATCGAATTGTTTGATATTTTTACTGATAATACAGGTCAGAAACTGCCTGCTGATAAAAAAAGCATGGCCTATTCCTTGACTTACCGTTCTTTAGACAAAACATTGACCGACCAGGAAATTAATCAAGCCCATGACCAACTCCGTAACAAAGCGGCGGCGGATGTGGGTGCGACTTTCCGGGAGTAATCTATTTTTTACAGGGACTCTCTGAGGCAGCGGGCCTTGAGGATCCTTAGGACTTTTCCCCCTGCGGTGTTCGCGAGGGTACGACATTTTTTGAGCCGATGTTTATCTGAATCGGGAGCATAAGCTTTAGCCGGGTAAAGGCAGGCCTTCACTGGAAGTCTGCAGCCGGTAGAGCCGCACCCACCTGGATCTACCAGGGTTCAAATAAAATTCGTACCAGACGGCACAGGTGGGGGGTTATTTTTTAGGAGGGGCCCCGATCAGATTCGGCGGAGTGATTAATATCTGTATCTGCACTTTCCGGGACGCATTTGTATCCTGCAAGGTTTCACCGCCAGAAGTGGAAGAAACGGTACCTCCCACCAAATTTTGCGGGGCGATTTGCAGCGAATTGCTGAGGGCCGCCAAAAAAGCCTCTTTTTTTGCCGGATCTATTTCGATGATCATTGTTTTTAAGGAATCCCCCACAGGTTTCAAATCACTTCTCTTCTCGGCAAGTTTCCCCTCTACAAGGGCTGATGAATACTTCCGGGCCATTTGCTCCACAATCCTAACCGTTTCTTCGCTGGATACTTTCGATTGGAAAACCGGTATTGCCGCTGTAACAGTATCAACCTCAGGTTTGACTCCACCGTCGGATGGCACTGATATTTCTGCCAGTGTAGAATCCGCACCCATGGACTCATCACGCATTTCATTGCCCGCAAGCTCGATGGTCACAATCACTTCATCCACAGTAACCATACGCCTGTTTGGGGCCATTTTTTCTATACTGGAATCAGTCTTGGTCAAGGCCACGGATGATTGTTCGCTTTTTTGATCCATCACTTTTTGCAGTGATTGACCTGCCGCTAGTGGGGGAGATACCCGCTGAGGCCTATCCATCTGCCACCAAATAACGGTGGCCACACCGAAAATCAGGAGGGCTGCCAGAGATGAGACGGCAAATGTATTTTGAAAAAGGAAATCAGACCAGCCATGCCACCAGCTCGAAGGCTGCGGAATCTTTTCGGGCTCTTCTTCACGCGCAATTTGCTCGCGTACCCGGGCAAGGAAATCCGGTGGTACCGGCACCCGGGTTTTCATTTTCCTTAAATCATTTTCGAGTGGGTCACTCATATTTGGCTCCGATCCCAAGACGTTTTAAAATTGTTTTTAATTCCTCACGCGCCCTTGAAATACGTGACTTTACTGTTCCTACATTTAACCCCGTAATCACGGCGATCTCATCATAACTCAATTCTTGAATCTCCCGGAGAATCAGGATTTCCCGGTGGTCGGGGTCGAGTTTCCCGATTGCCCCGGTGAGTTGGCCAAATCTCTCCGCGCTCATTAACTCATGATCCGGTTGCACAGTGGATGTCAGCTCTGGCCGGGCGGCAAGGGCCTCCCCGTAATCCTCATGTTGCAGGCTCACATGGGCCGATGCCTTGCGGCTGGCCAAATGCCGGATGCGGTTAAGCACTACCCGCCGGGTAATCGTGTAAAGCCATGTCTTAAAGCTCGATCTTTCCTCAAATTGCGGCAGGGCATGATAAACTTTGACAAAAACATCCTGCGCGGCTTCCACCGCCTCATCATGATTCTGGAGCATTTGATAGGCCATATTAATGACCAATGACTGATAACGGCGCACAAGCTCGTCGAATGCCTCTTCCCGGGCCTCCTTCTGGAAGGCTCTGACTAGTTCCGAATCAATCATGGGTTCTGTAGGATCAGACACCGGTCCGGAACTATTGGTTCCATCCATTTTACTGCTTATTTTCGGATTTCAGATCGCGGCGCATGAGGTTCACGATCCCTTCTTTTACGCTAAGCCCTTTATAAAGAAGAGCATAGACACCTGTCATAATCGGAGTCTCGACTTTGACCCTCTGGGAGAGTCCGGCGACGGAACGGGATGTATTTACCCCTTCAGCGACACTTTTTTGGGCGGCCAAGATTTCTTCGAGTTTGAGTCCACGCCCCAGCATCTGGCCGAGGGTACGGTTACGGCTGAGATCACTGAAACAAGTCACCATGAGGTCTCCGACTCCACTTAATCCGCTCAAAGTCTCGTGTTTTGCCCCGAGGGCCACGGCCAAACGGGTCATTTCGTACAGTCCCCGGGTAACCAAAGATGCTTTGGAATTATTCCCTAATCCCAATCCATCACAAATACCGGCCGCGATGGCTAAAACATTTTTAAAGGCCCCACCCACCTCTACCCCGATGACATCATCGCTGGTATAAACCCGGTAACGGTCCGAGGAAAAAGCACTCTGGCAATCCACTGTCAGGGATTCACTCATTGAAGCCACCACAGCGGCAGCCGGCATTCCATGGGCGATTTCTTTGGCGAGATTTGGCCCGGAGAGGACACCCACTTGATCTGTCCCGATTTCCTGAGAGATAATCTCGGTCATCCGTGAGCCCGTCCCGTTTTCGATTCCTTTAATTGCGGAAACATAACGCAAATTGCGCGCGCCCGCTTGTTTGGCGACTTCCCTACAAACATCCCTCAACCCGTGGGAGGGAACGACGCACAAGACAAGTTCCGCCCCCGACAATGCCGCAGACAGGTCAGCAGTAACATTGACCGCTGGAGGTAATGCGGCACCAGGCAGATGGATTTTATTCTCCCGGGACTCCGCAATTTGAGCGACAAACTCCTGATTACGTCCCCAGAGTGAAACTTGATTGTAGTTATGGGCAGCTAAAACACTGAGTGCTGTACCCCATGCTCCTGTTCCCAAGACGGCTATTTTCATTGATCGGAAAGCTCCTGTTTTTTTTGTCCGAAACGGTTCTCCGTTCCATTTATCAATCTCCGGATATTACTCTTGTGCCGGACAATGGCAAGTATTCCGAGAACCGAAGCAAAAATCGTGAATGGCAGGAATTCAGGCATGCCCCAATAAAACAGGGCAGTAACCAAGGGTAATGCCGCCGCGGCGATAATCGATCCCAAGGATACATAGCGGGAGATTTTAAAAACAACGATAAAAACCACGATCACCATTACTGATACCACCGGCATCAATCCGATGAGGGCACCGGCACTGGTAGCGATGCCTTTGCCCCCTTTAAACCCTAACCATGGAGTGTAATTATGCCCCAGAACGGTACAAACCGCGGCTACGAGTTTGAGAGTGATGATATTGGGCTGGTCTTTAAAAAGGAAAGCGACCAGAAGGACCGGTAACATTCCTTTCAGAATGTCAAAGGTAAGCACAAAGCTCCCCCAAACCTTACCCAATACCCGGAAAGCATTTGTCGCACCGATATTCCCGCTGCCTTGGGAACGGATATCAATCCCCTTGAGCTTGGCCACAAGGAAGCCAGTCGGGATCGAACCCACTAAAAATGAGATTAAAGCTGTAATCAGGACGTTTATCATCGGTTCCATGTTATTAAAAAAAGAATTCCTTCTTTTCTTTCATTTCCAAACAAGTTATTGACTAGTGACTTTGTATGAATCGTCAATCGAAAGCTCAAAAGAAAATAGTCATCTCCTCTGGCTCCAAACAATTTTCCCTTTCCGGGCTGCGCAAATTGTGCGGCCGCTGGAAAAAGGAGGGGCTCGTCGTCGGCCTGACCAATGGCTGCTTTGACTTGCTCCACCGGGGGCACGTGACCTACCTCGAGAAAGCCCGGGGACATTGTGACAAACTCATTGTCGCAGTCAATAGTGACAGTTCGGTCAAAGCCCTCGATAAAGGACCAAACCGCCCCTTGAATACCGAAACCGACCGTTCCTATGTTTTGGGTGGGCTCGCCTGTGTCGATGCCACCGTGGTTTTTAGTGAACCCACTGTCACTAAGGTGATTACAGCGATTTGCCCTGATCTTTATTTTAAGGGGGGGGATTATACACTTGCCACCCTGGACCCGGACGAAAAAAATGCTGTCTTGTCCGGTGGTGGTAAAATCAAACTTATCCCGTTAGTTCCTGGAAAATCCACAACCAACCTCGTTAAAAAGATGAGGGGCAAATAAAAATGATGAAAATGGTTATTATGGGTTCCGGCACGGGGACGAATTTCGATGCAATCCACCAAACTGTGTCTGAAGGCAGTCTCTCCGCGCAAATTGCTCTGGTGATTAGTGATAAGCCTGACTCCCTTATTCTTTCCAAGGCCCGTAACCATAATTATCCAATCGAACACATCCTCGCCAAAGAATCGGATAAATTGCTCGAACGTCTCCTGCAAATTGCGCCAGATTACATTATCTTGGCCGGATACATGCGTATTTTGTCTCCCTTGATCGTTGATTCTTTTCCGGAGAAAATCATTAATATCCATCCTTCCCTGCTACCCAAATATCCTGGTATCCACGCCCCCCAACAGGCTATCGAGGCCGGGGAAATCGAAAGCGGATGCACCGTTCATTTTGTCGATACCGGCGTGGACACCGGCCAGATTATCGCCCAAGCCCGTGTCCCCATCCTCCCTGAAGACACAAAAGAATCCCTCCACGCCCGCATTCAAGATGAGGAACACAAACTCCTCCCTGAAGTCCTCATGCAGCTGGCGACCTACTAAATTACAATAAAAAATCCCTCTGGGCTGTGGGCCCCGAGGGATTAAAGAAAATCGCCTTGGTCAGGAGGTTTAAACCTTACCACAGACCGAGACTTTGAGTCCGAGCTCACTCATCATCGCTGCTTTCAGGAAAAGAGCCTTTTTCGCATCGGCCAATGTCGGCGCATAGGCGACTTGGATGTGGTTAGACTTATGCCGGGCCATCATCTGGTCACGGCTA harbors:
- a CDS encoding type II secretion system protein; the encoded protein is MNKTLRNIKGGFTLIELLVVIAIIAILASLAVPAVMKAKVKANVTKSASNMKQVVLACKLYAADFNDSYPSTGASPTLSVNHFNLLIPTYAGGVSVFQVPGYGTTFTNSTLQAADKTYNYVYGLTDTSDAGNIVVTEAFNTDPTSYTAALLIAGYEVNTGVLGGTGVNVAKVDGSVIFTPKNTANNVIFQTNFTVVTATWATGR
- a CDS encoding type II secretion system protein yields the protein MNKTLRNIKGGFTLIELLVVIAIIAILASLAVPAVMKAKVKANVTKSASNMKQIVLACKLYAADFNDSYPSTGASPTVSVNHFNLLIPTYAGGVSVFQVPGFGTTFTNSTLQATDKTYNYVYGLTDTSDAGNIVVTEAFNTDPTSYTAALLIGGYEVNTGVLGGTGVNVAKVDGSVTFVPKNTANNVIFQTNFTVVTATWATGR
- a CDS encoding OmpA family protein codes for the protein MNETVAILRGENNAPFRKWFIIGLIISILLHIIVLYLARYVFFTSEESRKQPVDMKKYSQTRVNVDPKFFRAQVVSDVPSPATMEPPKVTIEQAAMALDEKRTLQRLVENTKPVAAAPPQYQDAPAAVGQAQIVLPEGKSDLKQLPPSAVFQEVDLIHQNSLGKMPTSTQAMPQPNADVAQKGQTGNGTSEDGVPGFQKLAELLNKKPEEVVDAVKQGQAISLGEKIIFDYNKSSIKQGAKPVLDELIVMINTQFPKAVIQIDGYTDSTGSAEYNLTLSQARAEAVKDWLVKFGGLSDRRFTVKGNGATNFVVSPNGSIDQQAPNRRTEIRIVSH
- the pheT gene encoding phenylalanine--tRNA ligase subunit beta; this encodes MKISVQWLKDYVDFDWSADELADKLTVAGIEVEGIEVRGANFDHVVVAEILESNKHPNADKLSVCKVTTDGTTTKQIVCGAKNYRVGDRIPLAQPGAILPGGFAIKESKLRGELSQGMMCSAKELGLAADADGLLILPKDTPLGIPISEVFPTDTIFEVEITPNRPDLLSHFGLARELVALGARNLRPPEINFVESEEPVDGFLKIENSVQIDCPLYIGRVAQGAKVAPSPEWMRRRLEAIGVRSINNVVDITNFVLHELGQPLHAFDGQKLKGGKIIIRHARKGEKILALDGKEYALEDGMTVIADETDPTAIAGVMGGEKTGVDDSTSHIVLESAIFSPSKVRRTSRHLTLGSDSSYRFERGIDPEGVDFASRRATSLLAQIAGAKIFRGKIELRSTTLVPARQIELRASRVRKLLGCEIPSEKIQSILRTLHLCVAEGAAPETWAVTVPSFRRDLIKEIDLIEEISRILGLDDIPSILRATVPTISMADKAAGQVNKLRRSLNGVGLSEILTHKLIDEKLESVNHAACGLNSIKLLNPLSADQNTLRSSLIGNLLQTLALNRAHQNHSLALFEAGKVFLEFEDKLHERLHLSLGLCGIKHAKSWMAAEESYTFFDLKAVVEAIGTAFGLGTLEFRKLSLTNSQEKVFELVAETYAHKKRLGFISILSYDIRKSFGLPEATFVGELDLTHLLIPSEQRPQVTAPAKFPASTRDVALLVPQTITNQQIIHAFQKHAPNLLERIELFDIFTDNTGQKLPADKKSMAYSLTYRSLDKTLTDQEINQAHDQLRNKAAADVGATFRE
- a CDS encoding sigma-70 family RNA polymerase sigma factor codes for the protein MDGTNSSGPVSDPTEPMIDSELVRAFQKEAREEAFDELVRRYQSLVINMAYQMLQNHDEAVEAAQDVFVKVYHALPQFEERSSFKTWLYTITRRVVLNRIRHLASRKASAHVSLQHEDYGEALAARPELTSTVQPDHELMSAERFGQLTGAIGKLDPDHREILILREIQELSYDEIAVITGLNVGTVKSRISRAREELKTILKRLGIGAKYE
- a CDS encoding NAD(P)H-dependent glycerol-3-phosphate dehydrogenase; this encodes MKIAVLGTGAWGTALSVLAAHNYNQVSLWGRNQEFVAQIAESRENKIHLPGAALPPAVNVTADLSAALSGAELVLCVVPSHGLRDVCREVAKQAGARNLRYVSAIKGIENGTGSRMTEIISQEIGTDQVGVLSGPNLAKEIAHGMPAAAVVASMSESLTVDCQSAFSSDRYRVYTSDDVIGVEVGGAFKNVLAIAAGICDGLGLGNNSKASLVTRGLYEMTRLAVALGAKHETLSGLSGVGDLMVTCFSDLSRNRTLGQMLGRGLKLEEILAAQKSVAEGVNTSRSVAGLSQRVKVETPIMTGVYALLYKGLSVKEGIVNLMRRDLKSENKQ
- the plsY gene encoding glycerol-3-phosphate 1-O-acyltransferase PlsY — encoded protein: MEPMINVLITALISFLVGSIPTGFLVAKLKGIDIRSQGSGNIGATNAFRVLGKVWGSFVLTFDILKGMLPVLLVAFLFKDQPNIITLKLVAAVCTVLGHNYTPWLGFKGGKGIATSAGALIGLMPVVSVMVIVVFIVVFKISRYVSLGSIIAAAALPLVTALFYWGMPEFLPFTIFASVLGILAIVRHKSNIRRLINGTENRFGQKKQELSDQ
- a CDS encoding adenylyltransferase/cytidyltransferase family protein encodes the protein MNRQSKAQKKIVISSGSKQFSLSGLRKLCGRWKKEGLVVGLTNGCFDLLHRGHVTYLEKARGHCDKLIVAVNSDSSVKALDKGPNRPLNTETDRSYVLGGLACVDATVVFSEPTVTKVITAICPDLYFKGGDYTLATLDPDEKNAVLSGGGKIKLIPLVPGKSTTNLVKKMRGK
- the purN gene encoding phosphoribosylglycinamide formyltransferase codes for the protein MKMVIMGSGTGTNFDAIHQTVSEGSLSAQIALVISDKPDSLILSKARNHNYPIEHILAKESDKLLERLLQIAPDYIILAGYMRILSPLIVDSFPEKIINIHPSLLPKYPGIHAPQQAIEAGEIESGCTVHFVDTGVDTGQIIAQARVPILPEDTKESLHARIQDEEHKLLPEVLMQLATY